A window from Schistosoma haematobium chromosome 1, whole genome shotgun sequence encodes these proteins:
- the HSP-25_7 gene encoding Heat shock protein (EggNog:ENOG410NBPA~COG:S), with translation MVKSPDNSIRSIKAAISATRTFIRERIHKATMNLEALRSRVCNIDDILSVIAPNEIRSYIIEFFKRREQFYYQSSKQRQIRKFEKLLKHSSNTKVQQTENRSNTHDINKIIVNLSDRPLNPHEISLLKKGLNFNINRHKLTPFNVIPTVEPALNILPNDTANELRNKIMNTLLHQKPHNPNINKNEYYALKQLREDKTIIITRADKGNTTVIMNKTEYEKKAKEHLQEGSYKKIKEAKSRTTLNKLKAETSKLLQSLKVKLGSSLWFMLYPKSCNPCRFYGLPKIHKNNTPLRPVVDYTNSPTYNLAKYLAKILKPYEKRINHGIKNSMEFKNLIDTIDIEEDEIMASFDVSSLFTNVPISRAMDVINDCLESDLDLDLRCPLDPSEVIKCLELCLRSTLFIFRGQLYRQKEGIAMGSPVSPIVANLFMHSLETSAIAKSLCPPKLWLRYVDDIFIINKRDGMEELFNNANSISENIKLTKELESVDHKLAFLDCLVERRHNNKKLKINVYRKSTHSERYLNFNSAHSQSTKINVVKNLMNRSTKIITDKEDQRTELNKVLSTLRDNNYPKRFLKKIIKNERKPKLEIIRKEWKYTVVIPYRSETSEEIKRILNKHDIRVF, from the coding sequence ATGGTCAAATCTCCGGACAATTCTATTCGGTCAATCAAAGCGGCGATATCAGCCACTAGAACATTTATTAGagaacgtatacacaaggccaCTATGAATTTGGAGGCACTACGTTCAAGGGTTTGCAATATCGATGACATATTGTCAGTTATCGCACCGAACGAAATTAGATCATATATAATTGAATTTTTCAAACGTAGAGAACAATTTTATTATCAATCATCAAAACAACGACAAATTAGGAAGTTTGAAAAACTATTGAAACATTCATCAAACACCAAAGTTCAACAGACGGAAAATAGGTCTAACACACatgatatcaataaaataattgttaatTTATCGGATAGACCTCTCAACCCACATGAAATATCATTACTTAAAAAGGGTCTCAACTTCAATATAAATAGACATAAATTAACACCTTTCAATGTTATACCAACAGTAGAACCAGCTCTGAATATACTCCCGAATGATACAGCCAATGAACtgaggaataaaataatgaacacaTTATTACATCAGAAACCTCACAACcctaacataaataaaaatgaatattacgCACTAAAACAGCTGAGAGAGGACAAAACGATCATAATAACGAGAGCAGATAAAGGTAATACTAcagttattatgaataaaacagaGTATGAGAAGAAAGCCAAGGAACATCTACAAGAGGGTTCATATAAAAAAATCAAAGAAGCAAAAAGTAGAACAACTCTTAACAAACTCAAGGCAGAAACTAGCAAACTCTTACAATCATTAAAAGTTAAGCTAGGATCGTCCTTATGGTTTATGTTATATCCAAAGAGTTGTAACCCATGCAGATTTTATGGACTACCAAAGATCCACAAGAATAATACTCCACTAAGACCAGTGGTAGACTATACAAACTCACCGACTTACAATCTAGCTAAATATTTAGCTAAGATTCTCAAACCATATGAAAAGCGGattaatcatggaattaaaaactcTATGGAATTCAAGAACTTAATTGATACCATCGATATAGAAGAAGACGAAATAATGGCAAGTTTTGATGTATCTTCCTTATTCACTAATGTACCTATCAGTCGAGCAATGGATGTTATCAATGATTGTTTAGAATCTGATTTAGATTTGGATTTACGATGCCCATTAGATCCATCAGAGGTTATAAAATGCTTAGAATTATGTTTAAGAtctaccttattcatatttcgGGGTCAACTTTACAGACAGAAAGAGGGTATAGCAATGGGCTCACCAGTTTCTCCGATTGTAgcgaatttattcatgcattccTTAGAAACTAGTGCAATCGCAAAGAGTTTATGTCCACCAAAGTTATGGTTAAGGTATGTAGacgatatttttattatcaataaacgggATGGTATGGAAGAACTATTTAACAATGCAAACAGCATTTCTGAAAACATTAAACTAACTAAGGAATTAGAATCAGTTGACCACAAACTAGCATTTCTAGATTGTTTGGTTGAACGTCGACACAATAAtaagaagttaaaaataaatgtttacagaaaATCAACACATTCTGAGAGATACTTGAATTTTAATTCAGCCCATTCACAGAGCACGAAAATTAATGTAGTGAAAAATCTAATGAACAGAAGTACTAAGATTATTACAGacaaggaagaccaaagaaccgaattaaataaagtattatctactcttagggataacaactacccaaaaaggtttttaaagaagattattaaaaatgaaagaaaacctAAACTAGAAATTATACGAAAAGAATGGAAGTACACCGTAGTCATACCTTACCGTAGTGAAACATCAGAAGAAATCAAacggattctaaacaaacatgatataagagtATTTTAG